One Amaranthus tricolor cultivar Red isolate AtriRed21 chromosome 1, ASM2621246v1, whole genome shotgun sequence DNA window includes the following coding sequences:
- the LOC130819760 gene encoding uncharacterized protein LOC130819760 isoform X2, with translation METLSFRPPQFSDDVAWLPAWLQPNQPTPASEDVPNQDPFRHSLQNVDLFEGETGSFIESIVLNNGQGKNNNFQLYLSGDESTPLTMTPSCEKVFHFKLHLSIGETSPIISSPLFDVSQDDKCNFIPALVDSTGNSLCYMDHNSMKMNIFSSREKVSGCSGDQIPLHSDPGRNTLEMSNQKCAECNDIGNAVELSVAASEALVIHEIVADGLPSAILEVALQVKKARLNGNKDSPCCCNDFDEIAEIISDLADSDMEDAYNDVGLCISSLANISFRETSISRVQETPMSQNPGRECELLGDQEINLNNNFLTELQQNSFETNILKDLSDHEKLENVLENPPSDNQLQINNLDCQQTLQEENNGMSSVDGLPYELEVNPSPQSHHIRKVRLDSTSTRHSNYADINKVINSAHRFKSRWFGGWTGMERDLSGEMDSIGKYRKNICNLFVRETSYLSESMDIVSDQNSAVHNNHTSNALESGKYYEDLRNAASEGALISQVAAESSPSFVDPLCSMVPCSISVEIDDTIVPINYSDVHQVLDAFQTHPSTRIPTESPQLIYGDKDENLSRDEHDDLESHDIVAPVVRTLTSLRTYSIGLPGISDFSFKRNDSCEFVNSGEYDARVFSYSAKSNEKDRSHTIKQPPVNMENEVMRPFSVEELIGCPNTSEKKDFEKQTPANSVFGSTSAIYTKENHVKDACGTPAKDDFERTAENVGQMHVHLEEIPASPLSLCHRTRRFKVLKLHADEVATMNIVEHQDPVSDTICQYISKRRPDQVRDLSTSKMPPRKRVRFSEVDSKLEFSQGHRLNLRKIGTCKNYSSCRSGDRLENYNQEQGTASQDVKERLTKCCLKDRKRTIFRGLEFLLTGFSKKKENEIEGLLRKHGGTVLSNIPPPPPHPRRKSSRSNLERLPVVLSTKKLQTTRFLYGCSVNAFLLKVDWAYDSIRAGSVLPPDKYLVLSNKSSRMLNQIGNSICQSDNDYVFDKVGIMLHGTHNFCTKLAKVIKLGRGYVYKSLQWLVQSLEKNKISLGAVVAEDLNRATRHLKKCASEQKIPVVSARWVINSLLKGTLLPVQEKHQPLNQQATRDPELSGLQEWSQEI, from the exons ATGGAAACCCTCTCCTTTCGCCCTCCTCAATTTTCCGAT GATGTGGCTTGGCTTCCGGCTTGGCTTCAACCTAATCAACCAACACCAGCTTCCGAAGATGTCCCTAATCAGGACCCCTTCCGTCATTCTCTACAG AATGTGGATCTCTTTGAAGGAGAAACAGGATCGTTTATTGAATCTATTGTTTTAAATAATGGGCaaggaaaaaataataattttcaattgtatTTATCTGGAGATGAAAGCACTCCTCTTACCATGACTCCATCTTGTGAAAAG GTATTCCATTTCAAATTACATCTTTCAATTGGTGAAACTTCACCTATAATTTCCAGCCCATTATTTGATGTCTCACAAGATGACAAGTGTAATTTTATACCAGCTCTTGTTGACTCAACCGGAAATAGCCTTTGCTACATGGACCATAATTCTatgaaaatgaatattttttctTCAAGAGAAAAAGTTTCTGGATGTTCTGGTGACCAAATTCCACTACATAGTGATCCTGGAAGGAACACTTTAGAGATGTCAAATCAAAAGTGTGCTGAATGTAATGATATAGGTAATGCTGTAGAGCTCTCTGTTGCCGCATCAGAAGCTTTAGTCATACATGAAATAGTTGCAGACGGGTTGCCTTCAGCAATACTGGAAGTTGCGCTTCAAGTGAAGAAAGCTCGATTAAATGGAAATAAAGATTCTCCATGTTGCTGTAatgattttgatgaaattgCTGAAATAATATCAGATTTAGCTGACTCTGACATGGAGGATGCATATAATGATGTTGGTTTGTGTATTAGTAGTTTGGCTAATATTTCTTTTCGGGAAACATCTATATCTCGAGTTCAGGAGACTCCAATGTCACAAAACCCTGGAAGGGAATGTGAATTGCTGGGGGACCAGGAGATCAACTTGAATAATAATTTTCTAACGGAACTTCAACAGAACAGCTTTGAAACTAATATACTAAAGGACCTTTCTGATCATGAGAAGCTAGAAAATGTGCTTGAAAACCCACCTTCTGATAATCAATTGCAGATTAATAATTTGGATTGCCAGCAAACATTACAG GAAGAAAATAATGGCATGTCCTCTGTAGATGGCTTACCTTATGAACTAGAAGTAAACCCTTCACCTCAATCTCATCATATAAGAAAAGTAAGATTAGATTCTACATCTACAAGGCATTCAAATTATGCAG ACATCAATAAGGTGATCAATAGTGCACACAGATTTAAGAGTCGCTGGTTTGGTGGTTGGACAGGAATG GAAAGAGATCTTTCTGGTGAAATGGACTCAATAGGAAAATACAGAAAAAACATTTGTAATCTTTTTGTCCGTGAGACAAGCTATCTTTCAGAATCCATGGATATTGTTTCTGATCAGAATTCTGCTGTGCATAATAATCATACCTCAAATGCTTTAGAATCTGGAAAATATTATGAGGATTTGAGAAATGCAGCTAGTGAAGGAGCTTTAATCAGTCAGGTAGCTGCGGAGAGTTCTCCGTCATTTGTTGATCCTCTTTGTTCAATGGTTCCCTGTAGCATTTCCGTTGAAATCGATGACACCATAGTACCTATTAATTACAGTGATGTTCATCAAGTTCTTGATGCTTTCCAAACACACCCTAGTACAAGAATTCCAACAGAAAGTCCCCAGTTAATTTATGGTGATAAAGATGAAAATTTAAGCAGAGATGAGCACGATGACCTGGAATCCCATGATATTGTTGCTCCTGTAGTGCGAACATTGACCTCTCTCAGGACATACAGTATTGGACTGCCTGGAATTTCTGATTTTTCATTCAAGAGAAACGATAGCTGTGAATTTGTAAACTCAGGGGAATATGATGCAAGGGTTTTTTCTTATTCCGCCAAATCAAATGAGAAGGATAGAAGTCACACAATAAAGCAGCCACCAGTTAACATGGAAAATGAGGTGATGAGGCCTTTTTCAGTGGAAGAACTCATTGGCTGCCCCAACACCTCTGAAAAGAAAGATTTTGAAAAGCAAACACCTGCTAATTCTGTGTTCGGCAGTACTTCTGCAATATATACTAAGGAAAATCACGTTAAAGATGCTTGCGGAACACCAGCTAAGGATGATTTTGAAAGAACTGCTGAAAATGTTGGGCAGATGCATGTTCATCTGGAGGAGATTCCAGCATCTCCTCTTTCCCTATGTCATAGGACACGGAGATTTAAAGTTCTAAAACTTCATGCTGATGAGGTCGCAACCATGAATATAGTAGAACATCAAGATCCTGTTTCTGATACAATTTGTCAATATATCAGTAAACGTCGTCCAGATCAGGTTAGGGATCTTTCCACAAGTAAAATGCCACCTCGAAAGCGAGTTCGGTTTTCAGAGGTTGACTCTAAACTTGAATTTTCTCAAGGTCATCGACTTAATCTCAGAAAAATAGGCACTTGTAAAAATT ACTCAAGTTGCAGGTCGGGGGATAGGCTTGAGAATTATAACCAGGAGCAAGGTACTGCTTCCCAAGACGTAAAAGAGCGTCTTACTAAATGTTGCTTGAAAGATAGGAAGAGAACTATATTCCGAGGTTTAGAGTTTTTGCTAACAGGCTTTtcaaagaagaaagaaaatgaaattgaagGGCTTTTGAGGAAACATGGTGGCACCGTACTTTCTAATATtcctcctccacctcctcaTCCAAGGAGGAAGTCCTCAAGATCTAATCTGGAAAGGCTTCCTGTTGTCCTGTCCACAAAGAAG TTGCAAACAACAAGATTCTTGTATGGTTGTTCTGTGAATGCCTTCTTGCTTAAAGTTGATTGGGCATATGATTCTATCAGGGCGGGTTCTGTCTTGCCTCCTGACAA ATACTTAGTATTATCCAATAAGAGTAGCAGAATGTTAAACCAAATTGGGAATTCAATTTGTCAAAGTGACAATGACTATGTCTTTGATAAAGTTGGCATCATGCTTCATGGGACGCATAATTTTTGTACCAAGCTGGCTAAAGTGATTAAG CTTGGACGAGGATACGTATATAAAAGTCTACAGTGGCTGGTTCAAAGCCTGGAGAAAAATAAGATTTCTCTTGGTGCTGTTGTTGCAGAAGATTTGAATCGTGCAACTCGTCACCTAAAGAAGTGTGCTTCTGAGCAGAAAATTCCTGTAGTG TCGGCGAGATGGGTCATAAACAGCTTATTGAAAGGGACGCTACTCCCTGTACAGGAAAAGCATCAACCATTGAATCAACAAGCAACTAGAGACCCGGAATTGTCAGGTTTGCAAGAATGGAGCCAGGAGATCTGA
- the LOC130819760 gene encoding uncharacterized protein LOC130819760 isoform X3 yields METLSFRPPQFSDDVAWLPAWLQPNQPTPASEDVPNQDPFRHSLQQVFHFKLHLSIGETSPIISSPLFDVSQDDKCNFIPALVDSTGNSLCYMDHNSMKMNIFSSREKVSGCSGDQIPLHSDPGRNTLEMSNQKCAECNDIGNAVELSVAASEALVIHEIVADGLPSAILEVALQVKKARLNGNKDSPCCCNDFDEIAEIISDLADSDMEDAYNDVGLCISSLANISFRETSISRVQETPMSQNPGRECELLGDQEINLNNNFLTELQQNSFETNILKDLSDHEKLENVLENPPSDNQLQINNLDCQQTLQEENNGMSSVDGLPYELEVNPSPQSHHIRKVRLDSTSTRHSNYADINKVINSAHRFKSRWFGGWTGMERDLSGEMDSIGKYRKNICNLFVRETSYLSESMDIVSDQNSAVHNNHTSNALESGKYYEDLRNAASEGALISQVAAESSPSFVDPLCSMVPCSISVEIDDTIVPINYSDVHQVLDAFQTHPSTRIPTESPQLIYGDKDENLSRDEHDDLESHDIVAPVVRTLTSLRTYSIGLPGISDFSFKRNDSCEFVNSGEYDARVFSYSAKSNEKDRSHTIKQPPVNMENEVMRPFSVEELIGCPNTSEKKDFEKQTPANSVFGSTSAIYTKENHVKDACGTPAKDDFERTAENVGQMHVHLEEIPASPLSLCHRTRRFKVLKLHADEVATMNIVEHQDPVSDTICQYISKRRPDQVRDLSTSKMPPRKRVRFSEVDSKLEFSQGHRLNLRKIGTCKNYSSCRSGDRLENYNQEQGTASQDVKERLTKCCLKDRKRTIFRGLEFLLTGFSKKKENEIEGLLRKHGGTVLSNIPPPPPHPRRKSSRSNLERLPVVLSTKKLQTTRFLYGCSVNAFLLKVDWAYDSIRAGSVLPPDKYLVLSNKSSRMLNQIGNSICQSDNDYVFDKVGIMLHGTHNFCTKLAKVIKLGRGYVYKSLQWLVQSLEKNKISLGAVVAEDLNRATRHLKKCASEQKIPVVSARWVINSLLKGTLLPVQEKHQPLNQQATRDPELSGLQEWSQEI; encoded by the exons ATGGAAACCCTCTCCTTTCGCCCTCCTCAATTTTCCGAT GATGTGGCTTGGCTTCCGGCTTGGCTTCAACCTAATCAACCAACACCAGCTTCCGAAGATGTCCCTAATCAGGACCCCTTCCGTCATTCTCTACAG CAGGTATTCCATTTCAAATTACATCTTTCAATTGGTGAAACTTCACCTATAATTTCCAGCCCATTATTTGATGTCTCACAAGATGACAAGTGTAATTTTATACCAGCTCTTGTTGACTCAACCGGAAATAGCCTTTGCTACATGGACCATAATTCTatgaaaatgaatattttttctTCAAGAGAAAAAGTTTCTGGATGTTCTGGTGACCAAATTCCACTACATAGTGATCCTGGAAGGAACACTTTAGAGATGTCAAATCAAAAGTGTGCTGAATGTAATGATATAGGTAATGCTGTAGAGCTCTCTGTTGCCGCATCAGAAGCTTTAGTCATACATGAAATAGTTGCAGACGGGTTGCCTTCAGCAATACTGGAAGTTGCGCTTCAAGTGAAGAAAGCTCGATTAAATGGAAATAAAGATTCTCCATGTTGCTGTAatgattttgatgaaattgCTGAAATAATATCAGATTTAGCTGACTCTGACATGGAGGATGCATATAATGATGTTGGTTTGTGTATTAGTAGTTTGGCTAATATTTCTTTTCGGGAAACATCTATATCTCGAGTTCAGGAGACTCCAATGTCACAAAACCCTGGAAGGGAATGTGAATTGCTGGGGGACCAGGAGATCAACTTGAATAATAATTTTCTAACGGAACTTCAACAGAACAGCTTTGAAACTAATATACTAAAGGACCTTTCTGATCATGAGAAGCTAGAAAATGTGCTTGAAAACCCACCTTCTGATAATCAATTGCAGATTAATAATTTGGATTGCCAGCAAACATTACAG GAAGAAAATAATGGCATGTCCTCTGTAGATGGCTTACCTTATGAACTAGAAGTAAACCCTTCACCTCAATCTCATCATATAAGAAAAGTAAGATTAGATTCTACATCTACAAGGCATTCAAATTATGCAG ACATCAATAAGGTGATCAATAGTGCACACAGATTTAAGAGTCGCTGGTTTGGTGGTTGGACAGGAATG GAAAGAGATCTTTCTGGTGAAATGGACTCAATAGGAAAATACAGAAAAAACATTTGTAATCTTTTTGTCCGTGAGACAAGCTATCTTTCAGAATCCATGGATATTGTTTCTGATCAGAATTCTGCTGTGCATAATAATCATACCTCAAATGCTTTAGAATCTGGAAAATATTATGAGGATTTGAGAAATGCAGCTAGTGAAGGAGCTTTAATCAGTCAGGTAGCTGCGGAGAGTTCTCCGTCATTTGTTGATCCTCTTTGTTCAATGGTTCCCTGTAGCATTTCCGTTGAAATCGATGACACCATAGTACCTATTAATTACAGTGATGTTCATCAAGTTCTTGATGCTTTCCAAACACACCCTAGTACAAGAATTCCAACAGAAAGTCCCCAGTTAATTTATGGTGATAAAGATGAAAATTTAAGCAGAGATGAGCACGATGACCTGGAATCCCATGATATTGTTGCTCCTGTAGTGCGAACATTGACCTCTCTCAGGACATACAGTATTGGACTGCCTGGAATTTCTGATTTTTCATTCAAGAGAAACGATAGCTGTGAATTTGTAAACTCAGGGGAATATGATGCAAGGGTTTTTTCTTATTCCGCCAAATCAAATGAGAAGGATAGAAGTCACACAATAAAGCAGCCACCAGTTAACATGGAAAATGAGGTGATGAGGCCTTTTTCAGTGGAAGAACTCATTGGCTGCCCCAACACCTCTGAAAAGAAAGATTTTGAAAAGCAAACACCTGCTAATTCTGTGTTCGGCAGTACTTCTGCAATATATACTAAGGAAAATCACGTTAAAGATGCTTGCGGAACACCAGCTAAGGATGATTTTGAAAGAACTGCTGAAAATGTTGGGCAGATGCATGTTCATCTGGAGGAGATTCCAGCATCTCCTCTTTCCCTATGTCATAGGACACGGAGATTTAAAGTTCTAAAACTTCATGCTGATGAGGTCGCAACCATGAATATAGTAGAACATCAAGATCCTGTTTCTGATACAATTTGTCAATATATCAGTAAACGTCGTCCAGATCAGGTTAGGGATCTTTCCACAAGTAAAATGCCACCTCGAAAGCGAGTTCGGTTTTCAGAGGTTGACTCTAAACTTGAATTTTCTCAAGGTCATCGACTTAATCTCAGAAAAATAGGCACTTGTAAAAATT ACTCAAGTTGCAGGTCGGGGGATAGGCTTGAGAATTATAACCAGGAGCAAGGTACTGCTTCCCAAGACGTAAAAGAGCGTCTTACTAAATGTTGCTTGAAAGATAGGAAGAGAACTATATTCCGAGGTTTAGAGTTTTTGCTAACAGGCTTTtcaaagaagaaagaaaatgaaattgaagGGCTTTTGAGGAAACATGGTGGCACCGTACTTTCTAATATtcctcctccacctcctcaTCCAAGGAGGAAGTCCTCAAGATCTAATCTGGAAAGGCTTCCTGTTGTCCTGTCCACAAAGAAG TTGCAAACAACAAGATTCTTGTATGGTTGTTCTGTGAATGCCTTCTTGCTTAAAGTTGATTGGGCATATGATTCTATCAGGGCGGGTTCTGTCTTGCCTCCTGACAA ATACTTAGTATTATCCAATAAGAGTAGCAGAATGTTAAACCAAATTGGGAATTCAATTTGTCAAAGTGACAATGACTATGTCTTTGATAAAGTTGGCATCATGCTTCATGGGACGCATAATTTTTGTACCAAGCTGGCTAAAGTGATTAAG CTTGGACGAGGATACGTATATAAAAGTCTACAGTGGCTGGTTCAAAGCCTGGAGAAAAATAAGATTTCTCTTGGTGCTGTTGTTGCAGAAGATTTGAATCGTGCAACTCGTCACCTAAAGAAGTGTGCTTCTGAGCAGAAAATTCCTGTAGTG TCGGCGAGATGGGTCATAAACAGCTTATTGAAAGGGACGCTACTCCCTGTACAGGAAAAGCATCAACCATTGAATCAACAAGCAACTAGAGACCCGGAATTGTCAGGTTTGCAAGAATGGAGCCAGGAGATCTGA
- the LOC130819760 gene encoding uncharacterized protein LOC130819760 isoform X1, whose protein sequence is METLSFRPPQFSDDVAWLPAWLQPNQPTPASEDVPNQDPFRHSLQNVDLFEGETGSFIESIVLNNGQGKNNNFQLYLSGDESTPLTMTPSCEKQVFHFKLHLSIGETSPIISSPLFDVSQDDKCNFIPALVDSTGNSLCYMDHNSMKMNIFSSREKVSGCSGDQIPLHSDPGRNTLEMSNQKCAECNDIGNAVELSVAASEALVIHEIVADGLPSAILEVALQVKKARLNGNKDSPCCCNDFDEIAEIISDLADSDMEDAYNDVGLCISSLANISFRETSISRVQETPMSQNPGRECELLGDQEINLNNNFLTELQQNSFETNILKDLSDHEKLENVLENPPSDNQLQINNLDCQQTLQEENNGMSSVDGLPYELEVNPSPQSHHIRKVRLDSTSTRHSNYADINKVINSAHRFKSRWFGGWTGMERDLSGEMDSIGKYRKNICNLFVRETSYLSESMDIVSDQNSAVHNNHTSNALESGKYYEDLRNAASEGALISQVAAESSPSFVDPLCSMVPCSISVEIDDTIVPINYSDVHQVLDAFQTHPSTRIPTESPQLIYGDKDENLSRDEHDDLESHDIVAPVVRTLTSLRTYSIGLPGISDFSFKRNDSCEFVNSGEYDARVFSYSAKSNEKDRSHTIKQPPVNMENEVMRPFSVEELIGCPNTSEKKDFEKQTPANSVFGSTSAIYTKENHVKDACGTPAKDDFERTAENVGQMHVHLEEIPASPLSLCHRTRRFKVLKLHADEVATMNIVEHQDPVSDTICQYISKRRPDQVRDLSTSKMPPRKRVRFSEVDSKLEFSQGHRLNLRKIGTCKNYSSCRSGDRLENYNQEQGTASQDVKERLTKCCLKDRKRTIFRGLEFLLTGFSKKKENEIEGLLRKHGGTVLSNIPPPPPHPRRKSSRSNLERLPVVLSTKKLQTTRFLYGCSVNAFLLKVDWAYDSIRAGSVLPPDKYLVLSNKSSRMLNQIGNSICQSDNDYVFDKVGIMLHGTHNFCTKLAKVIKLGRGYVYKSLQWLVQSLEKNKISLGAVVAEDLNRATRHLKKCASEQKIPVVSARWVINSLLKGTLLPVQEKHQPLNQQATRDPELSGLQEWSQEI, encoded by the exons ATGGAAACCCTCTCCTTTCGCCCTCCTCAATTTTCCGAT GATGTGGCTTGGCTTCCGGCTTGGCTTCAACCTAATCAACCAACACCAGCTTCCGAAGATGTCCCTAATCAGGACCCCTTCCGTCATTCTCTACAG AATGTGGATCTCTTTGAAGGAGAAACAGGATCGTTTATTGAATCTATTGTTTTAAATAATGGGCaaggaaaaaataataattttcaattgtatTTATCTGGAGATGAAAGCACTCCTCTTACCATGACTCCATCTTGTGAAAAG CAGGTATTCCATTTCAAATTACATCTTTCAATTGGTGAAACTTCACCTATAATTTCCAGCCCATTATTTGATGTCTCACAAGATGACAAGTGTAATTTTATACCAGCTCTTGTTGACTCAACCGGAAATAGCCTTTGCTACATGGACCATAATTCTatgaaaatgaatattttttctTCAAGAGAAAAAGTTTCTGGATGTTCTGGTGACCAAATTCCACTACATAGTGATCCTGGAAGGAACACTTTAGAGATGTCAAATCAAAAGTGTGCTGAATGTAATGATATAGGTAATGCTGTAGAGCTCTCTGTTGCCGCATCAGAAGCTTTAGTCATACATGAAATAGTTGCAGACGGGTTGCCTTCAGCAATACTGGAAGTTGCGCTTCAAGTGAAGAAAGCTCGATTAAATGGAAATAAAGATTCTCCATGTTGCTGTAatgattttgatgaaattgCTGAAATAATATCAGATTTAGCTGACTCTGACATGGAGGATGCATATAATGATGTTGGTTTGTGTATTAGTAGTTTGGCTAATATTTCTTTTCGGGAAACATCTATATCTCGAGTTCAGGAGACTCCAATGTCACAAAACCCTGGAAGGGAATGTGAATTGCTGGGGGACCAGGAGATCAACTTGAATAATAATTTTCTAACGGAACTTCAACAGAACAGCTTTGAAACTAATATACTAAAGGACCTTTCTGATCATGAGAAGCTAGAAAATGTGCTTGAAAACCCACCTTCTGATAATCAATTGCAGATTAATAATTTGGATTGCCAGCAAACATTACAG GAAGAAAATAATGGCATGTCCTCTGTAGATGGCTTACCTTATGAACTAGAAGTAAACCCTTCACCTCAATCTCATCATATAAGAAAAGTAAGATTAGATTCTACATCTACAAGGCATTCAAATTATGCAG ACATCAATAAGGTGATCAATAGTGCACACAGATTTAAGAGTCGCTGGTTTGGTGGTTGGACAGGAATG GAAAGAGATCTTTCTGGTGAAATGGACTCAATAGGAAAATACAGAAAAAACATTTGTAATCTTTTTGTCCGTGAGACAAGCTATCTTTCAGAATCCATGGATATTGTTTCTGATCAGAATTCTGCTGTGCATAATAATCATACCTCAAATGCTTTAGAATCTGGAAAATATTATGAGGATTTGAGAAATGCAGCTAGTGAAGGAGCTTTAATCAGTCAGGTAGCTGCGGAGAGTTCTCCGTCATTTGTTGATCCTCTTTGTTCAATGGTTCCCTGTAGCATTTCCGTTGAAATCGATGACACCATAGTACCTATTAATTACAGTGATGTTCATCAAGTTCTTGATGCTTTCCAAACACACCCTAGTACAAGAATTCCAACAGAAAGTCCCCAGTTAATTTATGGTGATAAAGATGAAAATTTAAGCAGAGATGAGCACGATGACCTGGAATCCCATGATATTGTTGCTCCTGTAGTGCGAACATTGACCTCTCTCAGGACATACAGTATTGGACTGCCTGGAATTTCTGATTTTTCATTCAAGAGAAACGATAGCTGTGAATTTGTAAACTCAGGGGAATATGATGCAAGGGTTTTTTCTTATTCCGCCAAATCAAATGAGAAGGATAGAAGTCACACAATAAAGCAGCCACCAGTTAACATGGAAAATGAGGTGATGAGGCCTTTTTCAGTGGAAGAACTCATTGGCTGCCCCAACACCTCTGAAAAGAAAGATTTTGAAAAGCAAACACCTGCTAATTCTGTGTTCGGCAGTACTTCTGCAATATATACTAAGGAAAATCACGTTAAAGATGCTTGCGGAACACCAGCTAAGGATGATTTTGAAAGAACTGCTGAAAATGTTGGGCAGATGCATGTTCATCTGGAGGAGATTCCAGCATCTCCTCTTTCCCTATGTCATAGGACACGGAGATTTAAAGTTCTAAAACTTCATGCTGATGAGGTCGCAACCATGAATATAGTAGAACATCAAGATCCTGTTTCTGATACAATTTGTCAATATATCAGTAAACGTCGTCCAGATCAGGTTAGGGATCTTTCCACAAGTAAAATGCCACCTCGAAAGCGAGTTCGGTTTTCAGAGGTTGACTCTAAACTTGAATTTTCTCAAGGTCATCGACTTAATCTCAGAAAAATAGGCACTTGTAAAAATT ACTCAAGTTGCAGGTCGGGGGATAGGCTTGAGAATTATAACCAGGAGCAAGGTACTGCTTCCCAAGACGTAAAAGAGCGTCTTACTAAATGTTGCTTGAAAGATAGGAAGAGAACTATATTCCGAGGTTTAGAGTTTTTGCTAACAGGCTTTtcaaagaagaaagaaaatgaaattgaagGGCTTTTGAGGAAACATGGTGGCACCGTACTTTCTAATATtcctcctccacctcctcaTCCAAGGAGGAAGTCCTCAAGATCTAATCTGGAAAGGCTTCCTGTTGTCCTGTCCACAAAGAAG TTGCAAACAACAAGATTCTTGTATGGTTGTTCTGTGAATGCCTTCTTGCTTAAAGTTGATTGGGCATATGATTCTATCAGGGCGGGTTCTGTCTTGCCTCCTGACAA ATACTTAGTATTATCCAATAAGAGTAGCAGAATGTTAAACCAAATTGGGAATTCAATTTGTCAAAGTGACAATGACTATGTCTTTGATAAAGTTGGCATCATGCTTCATGGGACGCATAATTTTTGTACCAAGCTGGCTAAAGTGATTAAG CTTGGACGAGGATACGTATATAAAAGTCTACAGTGGCTGGTTCAAAGCCTGGAGAAAAATAAGATTTCTCTTGGTGCTGTTGTTGCAGAAGATTTGAATCGTGCAACTCGTCACCTAAAGAAGTGTGCTTCTGAGCAGAAAATTCCTGTAGTG TCGGCGAGATGGGTCATAAACAGCTTATTGAAAGGGACGCTACTCCCTGTACAGGAAAAGCATCAACCATTGAATCAACAAGCAACTAGAGACCCGGAATTGTCAGGTTTGCAAGAATGGAGCCAGGAGATCTGA